tctttattctttccGTTTccaaacaaacaaacaaatttAGCTTTACTAAGCAAGTAAGTAGTGTTTTATATCCTATGTATGTCTTCAAACTTTTATATCTCTTCCATGACTTATTCGCATACAATGCCGATGAAACAAACTTgcaacaatttttcatagtTGACCCACTGATGGTATTTATTAAATAATGTAATAAAGTCCTCGCTACCacaattcttcaataatatcTTCGTCCCCCCTGGGTGGAACTTTAAATAACTGGAGATGTCGTAGACCTTACTGTTGATAACACACCACAACTCATCTTCACCTTTACAATGCCTCTTTacgatttctttgtttattcTCAAAGGGGGCATTACTTTGTAAAGGGGTATTTTCTGAACGAGTAACTGCGTTCTTAACTGAGACGACGAAAACTTATAGTTGTCCTTTTGGAATATCGGATCATCGAGTAAACCCTGAATAAGTTGTAGCGAAACAAACTTTGTATGGTAATTTGCTGGGTTGGAAGTTAGAGAATGCCAGTCTAGAGCGCTGTGCCCGGGATCTAATTTTATCTTGGTTCTCACAAGAGGTTTTCTAGTTGATCTCGATATGGGCATATGCAGTGGTGATGATGTGGTCGGATGACCTACATTTAGCCGTTGAGGTGCGGCGAATCTGACATTTAGTTTCGAGTCTGAACCGTCTCTATTCATGCCGCCAGTATTCATATTTGTGGTGCGTTCCGGGGACACTTATTAGTGCGTTATATTGCTCATctctcttctcttttcgctataaatgaaatataTAACCCCATAAGGTTTATATGATCGAACCAATGTAATATCATACGAAAAGATACACTATTCGCTTACGTAAActaatcaaagaaatcatcatcatcctcatcctcatcatccTTAGCGTTCTGCTTGTCAAATGTATTCAGGTCCTCGCTGAAATCTTTCCGTTCAAAGATAATTTTACCGTTACTTTGCGAATTTTGCTGTTTGGCGATACCATTCAAGATTGAGACAATTTCAGTTTCAGTGATTTTATGCGTGACATTGTTCGTAGCaatcaacttcttcaagtACGTCTCTACCGCTTGGGCCCTGTCTCTACGAACTAATGCCACTCGAGACAACCTTTCTAAAGCTTGCGGctccaagaaatttgcAATAGATGCGCCTACCGGAGCAGAATCATCACCTCCACCGTTATTACCACCACTGCTTCTATCGCCATTGGCGCCGCCACCATTACTTTTCAACTGAGCTAGCCTGGCCTCTCTAATGGCTTGTAACTCTGGATCCATATCTAAGTACACACTTGCCCTGAACTACGATGCAGCCAACAAGATGCTTCTCAAATCTTTCGCCTCTTGGTTCTTGTAGAGCTATTGTGAgtccaaaaattctttcttACCCAGcccaaaaatttctcatcTGTTTCTCATCTGTTTCTCGTCCGACCAAGTTTCCCGTTGGTAGTTAGGATTTCACCTGCTCACTGCAGTAggcaattttctttcatcataTAGACTATTTAATGCCTTTGTTGCAAGGACGTTTGGAGCCTTAGTTCTAGAATAGCGTATATACCTGCATATACATCGTTCAAACTCAAAAGTGCTAGTTTTTGAAGCTCCGCTGCAAGCTCTGCCCGATTTCTCTGTAAAGAACGACACGACGACCGACATACTTCACTACGCGTTTGGCCATTTGCAACACACAGGAGAGGAACAAGAATATCAGGCATAAACGGGAATGGTCACCATCGGAAGCATCGAAAACCACACTGTTACCCCTTCTAATACAAACACAATGGACAGCAACAAAAAGGACACGAGTAAGTCGCCCTCACATTCCAACAGCTCTTCaccttcatcttcctctctgtcttcatcttcctctaaagagaaaaaacgTCCTAAGAGACTATCCTCCCAGAATGTAAATTATGatctgaagaagagaaaaatcatTACTTCTGATACTGCGGAAAAAACGTTTGGTAACGAGCACAATAACTTTTcgcttgaagaaaatattatgGAAGAAGAACCCAAGGAACTTCTGGAAAAGGATTCTAAGggcaatatcatcaaactAAATGAACCGCCAACTATTTTGGAAGATTCAAAGACATCTATCACCGGACTACCGTTGAATAAAGGGCCctctgaaaaaatcaagcgAGAGTCTCTTTGGAATTATAGGAGAAATCTAGCAGGCCAATCAAACAATTCGGAAATGGCATTAGTTcccaataaaaaaattattcaagTGCCTAAAAACTTCCAAGATTTAAACAAAAGTGATCTGCAAACATTTTTGACCCAGAATATAACAGAAGAGAGCAATATAAGATCAACCAGTGGCTGGATGAGCGACATAATAGATATGAATCATGAACAGGAACACGATGGCGACAATGATAATAAGAAATTATCTAATGTTAGGACCAAAATAATACTTTCATCAAACGCTACTTATGATTCAAAGAGTAAGCTTTTTGGTCAAAACTCTATCAAGTCAATTGTCAATGcaagtgaaaaaattttcaaggaCGAAAACGACTCAACcataaattttgaaaatgaagatttttGTTCGGCTTGCAATCAGTCAGGTTCATTCTTATGCTGTGATACTTGCCCCAAATCCTTTCACTTTCTTTGTTTGGACCCACCGGTTGATCCAAATCATTTACCTGAAGGTGATTGGCATTGCAACGAATGCAagttcaaaatcttcataaATAACTCGTTGACAAccctgaagaaaaatgaatctAATTTCATCAAGCAAAACGACAACGTGAAGATGTTTGCTAAATTACTTTTTAGAATCGAGTCATTGAACCCAAGGCAATTCCAGTTGCCTAattatataaaagaaacCTTCCCTGCTGTGAAAACGGGATCCAGAGGTCAATATTCTGATGAGAATGATAAAATTCCGTTAACCGATAGACAACTATTTAACACTTCCTACGGTCAAAGCATAACCAAACTAGACTCCTACAACCCAGATATACACATAGATTCGAGTTCAGGTGAATTTTTAATCTGTTACAAATGCCATCAAACAAGATTAGGTTCTTGGTCTCATCCCGAAAATTCAAGATTAATAATGACGTGTGATTATTGTCAGACTCCGTGGCACCTGGATTGTATACCGAGAGCctcattcaaaaacttggGTTCAAAATGGAAATGTCCACTACATTCACCCACCAAAgtttacaaaaaatcacaTCGCCATCAAGAAGTCGATAATACAAATTATAAAGTTTGGAAGAAACAACGGTTAGCtaataagaaaaatcgGATTTATTACGAACCCTTACAAAAAATAGGCTATCAGAATAGTGGCAATATTCAAATCATGCCAAACATTAGTGATGCTGACTACAAATTCAATCAAGATTTCAGAATTACTCAGGTAGACGAAAACTCCATTAAGTacgatttttttgataaaatttaTAAATCGAAAATGGTCCAAAAGAGGaaacttttccaatttcaagaagatttgATTGATAAACTAGTACTAAATGCACATCAGAATGGCAATACTGAAGATAGCATGATCACAGATGTAGCCTCTTTGatatattttcaaataagTAACCGCAACGACGACAACgacaacagcaacaacaaacCAGCTCCCAAAAGGAATAacttacaaaaattatGGGATCTAAAGGAATTGACCAGTGTGGTTGTTCCAAATGAACTGGATTCCATACAATTTAATGACATTTCcaacaatgaaataaaaaatctactatactttaaaaaaataatcgaGTCCAAACCAAAGGATGAACTgttaaaatttttgaacttgaaaaatgctGAAAGTTAACGTGAATAGAGAAACTACATGCATGCACAAGAATAAATTagaaacaaaaatgctGTTTCCTATATTTAGTCTTACATAGATGTACGTATTGtatatcaaaataaaaggaCTACCtttcttccctttttttttccacttaaaaaaatagcaacaaatgttttccttttcaaatcatctCTATATCATCctcctcatcatctttgtagtcaacttcttttcttaccctcaattttttttttatagcGTCCTCATatattttcctcttttcatCCTTGTTAGAAGGTGAATAACTATCATCATCGCTACCCAATTCACCTCTTTCAtcactttcttcatcgttGAATTTTGGTTTCACAGGGTgaactcttttttttctctttcgtGATTCGCTGTTTTCTTGAGCCAGTAACCTTTTCTGTAGCCTCTGTCTTTGCGTTTGTGATGTATGAAGGATGCGTCCGATCTTTGCCCTTATATtattctgtattttttcagttgcGTCCTCTGGTAAATATGTCTTAAATGATGATTGTGCTTCCTGAACAGTGGCAAAGGGTTTAAATAAATCCGATGGCAAGTTCAATTTACCAGGGTACGCTGAATGTtgccaatttttcttttcttttaagtTCAATAAAATCATCTGCGACAATTCTCCGATAATATACATTCTCTCACCGCGAGGTCTACACTTCTTTGGcccttcttcattttccatcTTTCCATCTTCATTTGCTTCGTCTTCGACTAGTTTatcttgataatttttcacccTTTCTGATAAATAATATAACAAACTGAAGTTCTCTTGAGCAGCGATAgaatcaaaataaaacaacAAATAATCGATCGCAGTTGTCAAAGCATTTAGATATGCGTCACCTTCGGAATCTAAACCTTCGGCTATATCAGGATGATGAGCAATTGCATGTATTAATCTTGGTAATAccctttcaaaaattgttcCCTTCTTAAATGACTTCAAACCAAATGTAAAGTTTATCCATATCTTGGTTGTGGTTTTCAATTCGATATCTGGTTCATAAGcagtaaagaaaatcaatgGCAGAAACTTGATGGATATTAATTCATTAGCTACATAATCCTTCAATTGCTCTAAAAATGTTTTCCTTACTGGCAGTGATTCATCTTCAACCAAATTAATCAGTTTAATAGTGTCAGAAGGTTTAATAAAgttattcaaatttgaaattctggctaatttcaaaacttgAATTCCCGCCACACATCTCAATTTAGTTTGATAATTACTTGGAGTGGGATAAAATTCCTTATTAAATTCGGAAATCAACTCGCCGCCGCTTGCaattaaataaaagaataaCTTCATGGTTTTTTCAGTAAAGCTCTCTGCGAGTTCATCTCGAGGAACATCGGCGGCAATCGATCTTAATTTGTTAGTGAATAACTTCAAagtgaatattttgttaCTTACTGCAGAATATTTTGTCTCATTTAAGTAGGAATCTTTAATCCAGTCAACCTCCTTTTTTGAATCACCAACGACTTGGTTCGATAATAGAACTTCTTTAATTAAGTACGATATGATATCAGTGGAATCATCATTTAGAATGTGAGGAAAGCTCTTAAAAATTTCCATAAGAACAATAATATGGGACGTAAAATGGTTGTCCTTTTTCAGATCTAAAGGTAAAATACGtatttttatctttcttaGAGTTTCTTCTGCTTTTGGTGACAGAGCAATTAGTTTTGCGGAGTATTTAGCTATTTCTGGTTTACCCTCAATTGCAAAATCATACAatttagtgaaaaaaaatgtatcttcaaaatcaaccTGGTCCTTTAATGTCTTGGAAGCCTTGTATAGCGTTTTCAAGGCCTCTTCTAATGATAAAGTATCATTGTTTTCTGCATCTGGATCATCTAAATCTTTGATAATAGTTTTCAACGTTCTAATTTGATCTTTAAACAGGGTTGGGCTAACTTTTGATATGTCATCTaaaattcttctcttcaaatCTAACTGCTTAGGATCGGAGTTATTGGATAAGTTTAGCAAGACGCCGATGTTGGACACATTATAGATTATTGGCGAGGCTCTGAAAAGTAAAATTCGAATTACCTTCGCAATATCACGCGGCATAATAGAAGCACCCGTAGATATATTATACTTCTTGAACAATCCCGGTGTTTGTAATTTATTGATCAATTCGttaaaagaattttttaaCGTGGGAAATGGGGTATCGTTGGTAATGCACGTATTTAACAGATAGAAAATTCTATCATCATTAAATTGTTTTATGGTTTCAAGAGCATCGATGGCCTTTGTAGAATCAGAAAGACCAGAAGCCAACCATTGAATGGTTTgattgtatttgtttgcTATCAAAGGACCTTGAGACGAGTTCGCGTTTTCCTGATTATTTAGATATTTGCTAAATTCAATGTATTTGGATATGGCAAAAGATATTTTAGTTTGTCTTGCATTAAATGCATAAAATGAAGTAAATGCCTTCTTATCGAAATGtgataaaatttttagTAACCTGTGGACTCTTTCATTGTTACTTGATTCAAAGGGCAGCAGATATTCAAAGATTACATTGTCGACTTGTTCGTTGATGTTCAAGTCATTGATATAATAGAGGTTGTACAACGTGGATGGTATGGTATCTATGATTTCCCAAATTTCCTTATTTTGGAGAGTccttttgatttcattCAATGAATCTGAATAAAACCTAGCCATAGTGTTAATACAGAGCTCTCTGACCTCCTTATGTTTTTCTCGGGCCAAGTGCAGTAAAGATGTATAGATGGCCTTATTGGTAatatttttccaaatttcaGTAGTAGGAACTTCATTAAAGATCATAACGGAGGCCCTACGTACACGAGGATCTGAATCAATAAAGGTTTTTGCCAGGGCTTGGTTTAGTTCCCCCGAAATATCATCTCTTGTACTTATAATGTTGGGAATCGACTCCGTCCATTGGACTCTAACATCGGGACTAATATCAGCGATTTTGGAAATCCATGTCTTGAAAGTATCGGAATGGGTGGAGATAAAGTTTAAGTCTGAGTCCGATGTAACTATTTGACCAACTAGTTTGGTAGCTTCTTTTCTGAATAATTCGTTATCTGAGGATAATTCATGATAGATAAATCCGATTACGGCATTGATTAACTCGGGAGCAGTTTCCCAAAGTCTTAACACCAGTTTGTGTAATTTTATTACTACATTAAGTAGTCTGGAACTATTATCACCATTGCTTGCTTCATGAATAATCTCTGAGTAGTATTTAGTCAGGTGCCTACTCATTCTATTGGAATAGGCATCACATAAAATCAAACTAACCTCGTAGCCACAATCGGAAGTGACATTCAAACCTTCAGGAAACTCTTTCGGATTATAGGTCAAAAATTTATTAAAAATCAGTTTCAGTACTTCTAATGGGACAGAATCAAATTCAGAGATGACTTCGCCCAGAATATTACCAATAACCTTGTATAGCCTTTTGGGGAAGCTTTTATTAGGGTCgtaaaaaatatgaaataGTTCGATAAGCAAATTATTTGAACTGGGCAAATCAGCTATTAGTACAATTGATCTATATTCAAGCAGCTTGGTGATTAAATAAGTTTGTTGAATGTGGTagccattttcttgatcacCCAGTTGTTCAAATTGTGAGAGTAAAAGCTTGAAAATATCCGTCAGTTGAGAATCCGTATAAGGTGCATCTGGAGCATATAATCTCAAGATATCACTGAGGCAACACGCGGTAAATGCGCGAATCCCCACATCTTTATGCCTCAATAGTTTTCTATTGACCAAAGAGTCTCTATACTCGTCTAATCCAGTTAAATCTGTATTGTCCTGACCCAGTGCAGCCAATTCTTCATGCAGAGCCTTTAAACGATCCAATAATTCGTTAGTCGAAATCAGCTGCTCCGAAGTGGATATTATAGGCAAGTTGAACTTCAGTTTGGTCACAGCACCTTTAGCCATTTTCgtaatattttctttcttctttcgcTTATGAAGATAACGTAAAGCGAGACGAGATATGAACAGCCACAAAGGAGACAACTTTTCTTTAGATCTTCTGCGAATCAATAGCAAAGCTGATGGATGGAGTTCAGTTTCATAAATGGCCATATTGTTTATACAACTTTACGCGTCGCGTCGCGTCTTTTTCCTGTCATTAACTCACTTTGAACGGTGTTTTCCGGGTAGTGATCCTGCCCTAGGCGGCTAAATACGGGGATTTACATATATTATGTCGAACAAGGATAGATTGGCTGAGGGCTTTCATAGAGAGGCTCTCAGTAAGTTTCAAGATGTCTTTCTAAGTACAGAGCCGGCTTGATATTGCTGTATTTAGAAGATCGAATGTTTTTGTCTGTAAAAGAATTACAACCAGCTTGTTTCTATGTCCGTGTTACTTGTTTTTACTTCTTTTCACAGCGAACAAAGAAGTGCTGGGAGCagtaaaatattcaaaataacTATCAGGCATCTtcgtaaaaaaaaacaaaatttgatttcgCCCAGGATCGAACTGGGGACGTTCTGCGTGTTAAGCAGATGCCATAACCAACTAGACCACGGAACCAATGATTTTGTGTTAATCTTTAAAAGTGAAAGAGCTATATATAGTGTTAAGCTGTCAAAACGACTCATATCTAAAatcaattcttttgattctCTTGTTTACGTattttgttggaacaagtaggttcatcattattcacataactagtccttgtttcaggatgaagaatgttgaaatgacgtttTATTGgtgggtgcacttggagtcaaagatccattaattgaacatcaacttggaatttatatataaatgatatgagtcgttacattgaactaatagtaaattccctagtttattgttatgttgaacatatttaatatgtccaatcggcgtgtgttttatatacctctcttatatagtataagaaagagttctgctattcattcttaattaatacttCGAATTATCAACATATTTACTTAATCTAATGGCGGATCTTACATGAATCGCTATCTCTATAACTTGGTTATGGGCTGCCACGGTCGTCGACGTTCCATGACTAACACACCGATGCTTTCCTTGTACTAGAAATAAAGTTAAGTCTTTTATCGGTATCTTATGTATCATTACAGCTTTAAGAATTTATAGTAGATATGAGAGTATTAATGACTATTTATCACGTCCTGGTACAACCATAAATGCACTATGTAATCTTcgtattcaaaaaatcggATACTAGACAAAAATCTATCAAAACGAAACTTCGCTgttattgcattttttcctttttcttttatcttggGCTCATTTGCAGATAGCTAGGATAGTAACGCTACCGGTTCCTTATTAttctcctttttcttttgcaatAACTCCTTCCCCTTCTTATGCTCTGTTTGTTCTCCTTGTGGTAATGATGGCAACCCCTCTGTTGATGGCAATTTGACTACTTCATTCTTGTCCTGCTTCACTGAATTGAGTTCACTCTCTAAAGCATCCAATTCCTTATTTAATTCATCTTCATAATCATTCGTCCCAACTACACTTCTAGATAATGTCTCATTAATTTCATTCTGATATGCAATTTGGTCGTGTACATCATCCAttaattcatcaacattaCTAAATTCTTTgttcagttttttcaagatttcattCCCATTCTTTAATccgttgaaaaattgtgtTTCCACCATTTTGAATTCCAGCGTTGATACcatgttttccaaattaaTGAGCTGATCTGAAGCCTGCTGCAACAAATGCTCTTGATAGTGTATTCTTTTCAGCAAAAACCGTACTTTCGTGTTACATTTGTAATCGTCAGAATGCTTTCGTATCAAATCTTTGAGTTGGTTCCTTTCTGCCAGAATCAAACCATCTGTCCTTCTCGTAAATTTATGAATTTCATCCTTAGATCGTTTCACTTCTAAGATTGCCCTGTCCGTCTTGGTTATTTGCACTCTACTACTTTTTTGTCCCATCTGATATGTGCAAAATACCAAGTCAAATTATTTCAATGGTATGtatgatttcttcaaattatGATGCGAATGTTCATCGTTTTTTCTATAACTTTTACTGTATGCTACAGTAAATATTCGAATTTTCGGTCTGCGTGCTTACCGGGATTCAGTACATGAAGATCTACGAAAAATGGCAGCaaagagggaaaaaacGGATTACGATTGAGAAACGAAGGCTGTGCGATAAAATCATAAAGTACAGCTACTTCCGCTATAATTGatcctttgattttttgcgGCCGTAACTTTTAGATAAATATGTAAGCCTGCTGGTCCATATTTTCAAACTATTATTCTTAAGTACTGTGTATATATGCTACGTCGTTTACTCCCATAAGTTATTCCAAGTCACGTTTTTCCTTACAGCATTGGAGAACCCTTCGTTGTATTTCACCCATATTTTAATCTCTTGAGCTTTATCGTTTGCTTGATCGGTCTGATCTGGTAACGTACTCTTTTGTGTCCCAGGTGATTCCTTGGTTTGCTTTAATAATCCGTATTGGTTTTTAAAGAAGTCCATTGTACTTGAAGAAGAGTTCAATGCTACCTTGGCCTTCTTGGCGTGTACTTCCTGTGATTGTAATCTATCCTTCGTCACTTGGTCTATGTGTCTCTTTTTAACTTTGTTTTCCTCGATCCTTGCCAATAGTGAGTTCAAAGTATTCGGCCGTTTATGTTGAACTTCGTTAATGTGTTTGGGATCTAGCAACACAACTTCGTCGATTGGCGGATCGATTACTAGACCGCTGCTTCCATCAAATCCCTCAGAGCGATTTTGAATCAAATTTAGTTGAAAGCTTTTCAGCAATTGGACCAATATCTCCATAATGGTTTGTTTGAGTTTCAAGTCTTTTACCTTATTGATATCAGATGAAATCATTGAATCCAAATATGGTAGCATTTCAAAAACTAACGACTTTCTATCGGTAAAACTAGCCATCAATGGCGACTGCGCGGAAATGTGCCTGATGATCAAATCTACTATATCTAATTTAGCTTTCCTCGATTCTCTTTGTTCATATTCgctatttttcattttgataTCATCCTTGTTTGCAATATCACCGAATGTTTGGAAGAACACCAAAGGGACAAGGGCGGAATAACGTAACAACGCACCATTATGCGTATACATTGATTGATGCATTAaatcatgaaaaaatagccaatctgaaatttttgctGGCTTGCTTATACCATTATCGGAATACTTGACGTGAGGAAAAATGTTAAAACAACCTTGCAATATTTTATCCGCGTTACCATTAAGTTCCACTTGATGTAGCAACTCGTAAAATTGATCCTTGATATCACGGTGGGGGTCTCTTCTAAACAATTGGTTTACGATTCTAAACCAGGATATCGGCGAGTCTTTGTTGGATGACGCCCACGTACCCTTGTTACAGTTAGATTTATCTGAGGTATTGGCATCTTTTGAATCAGTACTTGAGGCTAAGAATTGCAAATTGTTAATACAGTTCCTGACATCACCTTGAGCCAGATCAATCAACTCATTAATTGTCTTTATAGGTATATCCATGTTCTCTTCGTGGCAAATAAGGTTCAATCGCTCTTGTAGAGTAGCATCAGATGGTCTTTTCACGGCAACAATTTCACAGAATGgctttaatttttccaaagagGGAGCATATAAATTATTACAGATACAAATGATAGGTCGTATAAGCAGTGCAGAACTCTTCCcccttctctttttgatCTTCTTGTCCAGCTGACCAAACAATAGTTTGTTGGTAGCTTTCATGTCGCCTTGAATAATGTCAACTAAAACTCTGATAAATCCACTTTCGACACTTCCATCAACCTCATCTGCTACCAAGCAGACGGGGTTCGTATCAAAAGTGTGATTGAATAAGAGATTatgaattttctcttttaccATGGGGCCAGCCCTTTCATCACTTGCGTTTATTTCTGATACTGAAAATCCTGATTGCTTAGCGATAACGTGCGTCACTGAGGTCTTTCCTATTCCGGGTGGACCGTGCAGCAGTAAGATCCTTTTTTGTGGCCTTTTCAATGGATCGAGCTCCAGACcagtttcctctttttcaCTGGGCAATTTTGGCAATTGctctttgaaaacagcGGGCGTCCACTGTCTTAACCAGCTCAGCATTCTTCTGTTGGTCTTTTCATTCCCCACCAAATCTAGAAACTTTCTAGGACGCCACTTTTCCACCCAAAGTGTTTCATTACTCACCTTTCTTGCCGCTGTAGAGGTCTTGTGCACGTTATGGCGGTCTTCGCTAGACGCCTCAATTTTATCCAGCAAGTAATTGATATTGATGCCGTACGCATCATCTGATCTCCAAGCAGTATTTGGATTGGTGTAAAGACTTATGCTCTCAGAGATTGATTTCGCAGGCTTCTTCCTCAACTTAACTGTTTCACCAGTACTTGATACAAACGCGTTAATATCGTCCTGATGAACGCCAATTGTGTCATCACTAGCGGCGCGTTCTCCATCTCCAGTGTCAAAAAGGGAGCTTTGTCCCAATAAACCAATGTGTGGTATTGTATCTACCATGATGTTTGCTTTTTTATTCGAACTTTAGGTAAACCAGTGTATGCTTTTAGCGTATTTTACTTGCAATATCGTCCATTTACGTGTTAGATGCCCCGTACAACACGACTGGCcaatccattttttccactttttttttcaacgtTGATCAACAATAAATTCGTACATCGTCCTCTGTTTGTGTCTTAAGTGTTCTTTATGGTTTGTTGCTTGAACGGTCCCTGTAGCAGTAAACCAGATCTTCGACGCCTTCAAAACACAATGGTTACAGTATGTTGCTCAATGCTATTCatttaattctttttcgGCGTTCATTGTCGCTATGTTCACGTTCTTCAATCGAGTTTCGTTCATGTGAAGTGAGTGTTGTATTCAATAGGTTTACTAACAAATTCATATGGCTTTGTGTTGATCTTATTTCAAAATAGCAACTAGAAAAGGAGTTTCTACAATCCTACCCACAAAATTGTCCTCCAGATGCCTTGCCAGGTACTCCTGGAAATTTAGATAGTACTCAAGAAAAGGCATTAGGAGAActcagaaaatttttagaAGACGCTGGTTTCGTTGAACGTCTAGATGACTCGACTCTGCTACGTTTCCTAAGGGCCAGAAAGTTTGACGTTCAATTGGCTAAAGAAATGTTTGAGAACTGTGAAAAGTGGAGAAAGGATTACGGTACTGACACGATTTTGCAAGACTTCCACTATGAAGAAAAGCCATTGATTGCCAAATTTTACCCACAATATTACCATAAAACTGACAAAGATGGCCGTCCAgtatattttgaagaattggGAGCTGTTAACATACATGAAATGAACAAGGTTACGTCTGAAGAGCGcatgttgaaaaatttggtcTGGGAATATGAATCTGTTGTACAATTCAGGTTACCTGCTTGTTCAAGAGCTGCTGGTCACCTGGTGGAAACTTCATGTACAATTATGGACTTGAAAGGTATTTCCATATCTAGTGCATACAGTGTCATGTCATACGTCAGAGAGGCCTCCTACAT
The window above is part of the Saccharomyces kudriavzevii IFO 1802 strain IFO1802 genome assembly, chromosome: 13 genome. Proteins encoded here:
- the VPS20 gene encoding ESCRT-III subunit protein VPS20 (similar to Saccharomyces cerevisiae VPS20 (YMR077C); ancestral locus Anc_2.492a) is translated as MGQKSSRVQITKTDRAILEVKRSKDEIHKFTRRTDGLILAERNQLKDLIRKHSDDYKCNTKVRFLLKRIHYQEHLLQQASDQLINLENMVSTLEFKMVETQFFNGLKNGNEILKKLNKEFSNVDELMDDVHDQIAYQNEINETLSRSVVGTNDYEDELNKELDALESELNSVKQDKNEVVKLPSTEGLPSLPQGEQTEHKKGKELLQKKKENNKEPVALLS
- the PDS5 gene encoding sister chromatid cohesion factor PDS5 (similar to Saccharomyces cerevisiae PDS5 (YMR076C); ancestral locus Anc_2.539), whose product is MAKGAVTKLKFNLPIISTSEQLISTNELLDRLKALHEELAALGQDNTDLTGLDEYRDSLVNRKLLRHKDVGIRAFTACCLSDILRLYAPDAPYTDSQLTDIFKLLLSQFEQLGDQENGYHIQQTYLITKLLEYRSIVLIADLPSSNNLLIELFHIFYDPNKSFPKRLYKVIGNILGEVISEFDSVPLEVLKLIFNKFLTYNPKEFPEGLNVTSDCGYEVSLILCDAYSNRMSRHLTKYYSEIIHEASNGDNSSRLLNVVIKLHKLVLRLWETAPELINAVIGFIYHELSSDNELFRKEATKLVGQIVTSDSDLNFISTHSDTFKTWISKIADISPDVRVQWTESIPNIISTRDDISGELNQALAKTFIDSDPRVRRASVMIFNEVPTTEIWKNITNKAIYTSLLHLAREKHKEVRELCINTMARFYSDSLNEIKRTLQNKEIWEIIDTIPSTLYNLYYINDLNINEQVDNVIFEYLLPFESSNNERVHRLLKILSHFDKKAFTSFYAFNARQTKISFAISKYIEFSKYLNNQENANSSQGPLIANKYNQTIQWLASGLSDSTKAIDALETIKQFNDDRIFYLLNTCITNDTPFPTLKNSFNELINKLQTPGLFKKYNISTGASIMPRDIAKVIRILLFRASPIIYNVSNIGVLLNLSNNSDPKQLDLKRRILDDISKVSPTLFKDQIRTLKTIIKDLDDPDAENNDTLSLEEALKTLYKASKTLKDQVDFEDTFFFTKLYDFAIEGKPEIAKYSAKLIALSPKAEETLRKIKIRILPLDLKKDNHFTSHIIVLMEIFKSFPHILNDDSTDIISYLIKEVLLSNQVVGDSKKEVDWIKDSYLNETKYSAVSNKIFTLKLFTNKLRSIAADVPRDELAESFTEKTMKLFFYLIASGGELISEFNKEFYPTPSNYQTKLRCVAGIQVLKLARISNLNNFIKPSDTIKLINLVEDESLPVRKTFLEQLKDYVANELISIKFLPLIFFTAYEPDIELKTTTKIWINFTFGLKSFKKGTIFERVLPRLIHAIAHHPDIAEGLDSEGDAYLNALTTAIDYLLFYFDSIAAQENFSLLYYLSERVKNYQDKLVEDEANEDGKMENEEGPKKCRPRGERMYIIGELSQMILLNLKEKKNWQHSAYPGKLNLPSDLFKPFATVQEAQSSFKTYLPEDATEKIQNNIRAKIGRILHTSQTQRQRLQKRLLAQENSESRKRKKRVHPVKPKFNDEESDERGELGSDDDSYSPSNKDEKRKIYEDAIKKKLRVRKEVDYKDDEEDDIEMI